A region of the Pseudomonadota bacterium genome:
GCCTCGCGCAGGCTTTTTACCCGCGCGGTCAATTCCCGGCGACCGGCATCCGACGCCTGACCTCGGCCGATGATTTCCACCAGGGCGCTGCCGACAATCACGGCATCGGCATGGGAACCGACACTGCGCACCTGTTCCGGCGTGGAGATGCCGAAACCGGCAGCCACCGGCAGATTTTTCGCGACGCTCCTGACCAGATCCAGATTTTCAGCCAGTTCAGGGGGTAAACCGGAACGAGCCCCGGTAATGCCGGTAATCGTCACATAATAAAGAAAACCGCTGCCCGAAGCCACGATCTCCGCCAGACGCTCGGCGGAAGTCGTCGGAGCTGCCAGAGGAATCACGGCCAGACGTCCGACCGCCAAGCGGCGTAATTCTCCCGACTCTTCCAGGGGCAGATCGGGAACGATCAGACCATCGACCCCGACCGCGACAGCCTCGGCCACCAGCCGCTCCAGGCCATAATGGAAAATGGGGTTGTAATAGGTCATCAGAACCAAAGGCAGCTGCGGCTGACGCCGGCGAATGCCTTTGACCGTCGACAAAATCCCCGCCAGAGTCGCGCCCTGGGCCAGAGCCCGACCTGAGGCCGCCTCAATTGTCGGGCCATCGGCCAGGGGATCGGAAAAGGGCACCCCCAGTTCCACAATATCGGCCCCGCCCGCCACCAGACAATCAACCAGCTCGGGGGTCGCGTCCAAAATCGGATCGCCGGCGGTGATAAACGTGATCAAGGCCTTGCGCCCCGCCTGCCGAAGCCGGGAAAAACAATTTTCAAGACGCTGCATCATAGCTCCTTTCCACTTTTAAGCGCGGCCAGGGTCGCGACATCCTTGTCACCCCGCCCGGATAAATTAATCACAACCACCTGATCACGCAGGCGTTCCGCCAAAGCCGCAACCCCGGCAATCGCATGGGCACTTTCCAGGGCGGGAATAATCCCTTCACTGCGACAGAGCAGCGCCAGGGCGTCCAGGGCTTGGTCATCGGTGACGGCGATGTATTCGACCCGGCCCGCATCCCGAAGAAAACTGTGCTCGGGACCGACCCCGGGATAATCAAGGCCGGCGGAAATCGAATGGGCTTCTTTGACCTGACCATCATCGGTCTGCAGCAGATAACTCAGGGAGCCATGCAGCACACCAGGCTCACCGGCGGACAAGGGGGCCGCATGGGCTCCACCGGCGATACCGCTGCCGGCCGCTTCCACTCCGATCATGCGCAAACCATCCTCGAGAAAGGGGTGAAAGATACCAATCGCGTTGCTGCCGCCGCCGACGCAGGCCACCAGACAATCCGGCAGCAAACCGCTGGCCGCCAGAATCTGTTCCCGGGTTTCCAGACCGATAACCCGCTGAAAATTACGCACCAGCATCGGATAAGGATGAGGACCAACCACCGAACCGATAATATAATGCGTGTCGCGAACATTGGTAACCCAGTCACGAATCGCGGCATTGGTGGCGTCCTTTAAGGTCCGGCTGCCGGAAAGCACCGGAATCAC
Encoded here:
- a CDS encoding tryptophan synthase subunit alpha, producing MQRLENCFSRLRQAGRKALITFITAGDPILDATPELVDCLVAGGADIVELGVPFSDPLADGPTIEAASGRALAQGATLAGILSTVKGIRRRQPQLPLVLMTYYNPIFHYGLERLVAEAVAVGVDGLIVPDLPLEESGELRRLAVGRLAVIPLAAPTTSAERLAEIVASGSGFLYYVTITGITGARSGLPPELAENLDLVRSVAKNLPVAAGFGISTPEQVRSVGSHADAVIVGSALVEIIGRGQASDAGRRELTARVKSLREALD
- the trpB gene encoding tryptophan synthase subunit beta; its protein translation is MLNEDLLPDARGYFGDYGGRFVPETLMAALQELEQACAEYTQDLAFQAELKEWLKNYCGRPTALYRARNLARELGIREVYLKREDLAHTGAHKINNTMGQALLAQRMGKRRIIAETGAGQHGVATATAAALFGLECEVYMGEKDIARQAMNVYRMRLLGARVIPVLSGSRTLKDATNAAIRDWVTNVRDTHYIIGSVVGPHPYPMLVRNFQRVIGLETREQILAASGLLPDCLVACVGGGSNAIGIFHPFLEDGLRMIGVEAAGSGIAGGAHAAPLSAGEPGVLHGSLSYLLQTDDGQVKEAHSISAGLDYPGVGPEHSFLRDAGRVEYIAVTDDQALDALALLCRSEGIIPALESAHAIAGVAALAERLRDQVVVINLSGRGDKDVATLAALKSGKEL